A genome region from Clostridia bacterium includes the following:
- a CDS encoding carbohydrate-binding domain-containing protein: MKNKRMKNRVMAAAVTTAMLACSLPLSAMAASAPGASDVTFTFSQSGVAASGQQSGYKISGTSLTINESGVYTVTGTCSDGNVTVKKETGDVTLILKDLTLESDDTAPIVCGKSNDVTIYTSGTVNLTNSEDIANEESDDFEGAAIKVKSGASLTLDGNGTLNVYGNCKNGIKGAALSTISVESGDINISAENHGLASDNKVIINGGSLDITAGNEGIKASPDDDDADSAGDISINGGTIDVDAADDAIHADGNLYISGGTLALSAGDDALKAEYDLTIDGGDVTVEKCYEGIEGATVNLNGGQGKVNASDDGVNAANGDFTNYAFALTINGGNWYIDAGGDGLDSNGTITVNGGTTEVFGSTNNGNGALDSQTGIIVNDGTLLAVGMSGMAETVSKGTYVSFGAVGAGMGMQPGQGDMSGQPMQGDMSGQPMQGDMSGQPMQGDMSGQPMQGDMSGQPMQGDMSGQPMQGDMSGQPMQGGMSGQPMQGSMNGQPMQGDMSGRPMQGDMSGRPMQGDMSGRPMQGGMNSMPSEQGGMTPELFGIDETSEAIEINDAFFARGNMGAMDQRDGQPMQGGMKGQSMPGGANVQSGSAVSVTAGSKLVIKDASGNTLYTATAPKNANSVVFASDELTEGETYTLYVNDSEAASSEAVSGNGSIGGMGGQPMQGNQPQQGNQPQQGGGSSAGGQSAKSGVSSDAGKPDAPSDWAKPEINSAIEKGLVPNDLQRGYQNKLTRGEAAQMFVKLIEKASGEDIDSFLEDKGVKINEGAFSDTNDRNVLAANALGIINGRGNRTFDPNGELKRAEITAILNRTANVMGIETKGYSHEFGDVGGHWVNGELGWAVHNHIINGRGDGVFDPDTSVTDEEAIAITYRAFNAIA, translated from the coding sequence ATGAAAAACAAACGTATGAAAAACAGAGTAATGGCGGCGGCGGTAACTACGGCTATGCTGGCCTGCTCGCTCCCTCTGTCGGCAATGGCGGCAAGCGCGCCTGGGGCAAGCGACGTTACGTTCACGTTCTCGCAAAGCGGAGTTGCGGCGTCGGGACAGCAAAGCGGCTATAAGATAAGCGGAACGTCGCTTACTATAAACGAAAGCGGCGTATATACCGTGACGGGCACATGTTCGGACGGAAATGTGACCGTCAAAAAGGAAACGGGCGACGTTACGCTCATACTTAAGGACCTGACGCTTGAAAGCGACGATACGGCTCCGATAGTATGCGGCAAATCAAACGACGTTACGATCTACACGTCGGGCACCGTCAATCTTACGAACAGCGAGGACATAGCAAACGAGGAAAGCGACGATTTCGAGGGCGCGGCTATCAAGGTAAAGTCGGGCGCATCGCTGACCCTTGACGGAAACGGTACGCTGAATGTCTACGGAAACTGCAAGAACGGCATAAAGGGCGCTGCGCTTTCAACGATAAGCGTTGAAAGCGGCGATATCAACATAAGCGCCGAAAATCACGGCCTTGCAAGCGACAATAAGGTAATTATAAACGGAGGCTCGCTCGATATAACGGCAGGAAACGAAGGCATTAAGGCAAGCCCCGACGACGATGACGCAGATTCGGCGGGCGATATTTCGATAAACGGCGGCACGATAGACGTTGACGCGGCGGACGACGCGATACACGCCGACGGAAATCTTTATATTTCCGGTGGAACGCTTGCTCTTTCGGCGGGCGACGACGCGCTGAAGGCCGAATACGACCTTACGATCGACGGCGGCGACGTTACCGTTGAGAAATGCTACGAGGGCATAGAAGGCGCGACAGTTAATTTAAACGGCGGACAAGGCAAGGTCAATGCCTCCGACGACGGCGTGAACGCCGCGAACGGCGACTTTACGAATTACGCCTTTGCGCTTACGATAAACGGCGGAAACTGGTATATCGATGCAGGCGGCGACGGCCTTGACTCGAACGGCACAATAACCGTGAACGGCGGCACGACCGAGGTCTTCGGCTCGACCAACAACGGCAACGGCGCGCTTGATTCGCAGACGGGCATCATAGTGAACGACGGCACTCTTTTGGCAGTCGGAATGTCCGGCATGGCGGAAACGGTAAGTAAAGGCACTTATGTATCGTTTGGCGCAGTCGGCGCGGGCATGGGCATGCAGCCCGGACAGGGCGATATGAGCGGCCAGCCGATGCAGGGCGATATGAGCGGCCAACCCATGCAGGGCGATATGAGCGGCCAACCCATGCAGGGCGATATGAGCGGCCAACCCATGCAGGGCGATATGAGCGGCCAACCCATGCAGGGCGATATGAGCGGCCAGCCGATGCAGGGCGATATGAGCGGCCAGCCGATGCAGGGCGGTATGAGCGGCCAGCCGATGCAGGGCAGCATGAACGGCCAGCCGATGCAGGGCGATATGAGCGGCCGGCCGATGCAGGGCGATATGAGCGGCCGGCCGATGCAGGGCGATATGAGCGGCCGGCCGATGCAGGGCGGTATGAACAGTATGCCTTCCGAACAGGGCGGCATGACTCCCGAGCTTTTCGGTATTGACGAGACGAGCGAAGCGATCGAAATAAACGACGCATTCTTTGCACGCGGCAATATGGGCGCTATGGATCAGCGCGACGGCCAGCCCATGCAGGGCGGCATGAAAGGTCAGTCTATGCCGGGCGGCGCGAACGTCCAGTCGGGAAGCGCCGTATCAGTTACGGCGGGCAGCAAGCTCGTTATAAAGGACGCCTCCGGCAATACGCTCTACACGGCAACGGCGCCCAAAAACGCGAACAGCGTGGTATTCGCGTCCGACGAGCTTACGGAAGGTGAAACTTATACGCTTTACGTAAACGACAGCGAAGCGGCTTCGTCTGAGGCCGTAAGCGGAAACGGTTCGATCGGCGGTATGGGCGGTCAGCCCATGCAGGGCAACCAGCCTCAGCAGGGCAACCAGCCTCAGCAGGGCGGCGGCTCGTCCGCAGGCGGTCAGTCTGCAAAAAGCGGCGTTTCTTCCGACGCCGGAAAACCGGACGCTCCGTCCGATTGGGCGAAACCCGAAATAAACTCTGCGATCGAAAAGGGACTCGTGCCGAACGACCTGCAGCGCGGTTATCAGAACAAGCTTACGCGCGGCGAGGCAGCACAGATGTTTGTAAAGCTTATCGAAAAGGCGAGCGGAGAGGATATCGACTCCTTCCTTGAAGATAAGGGCGTAAAGATAAACGAAGGCGCATTTTCGGACACGAACGACCGAAACGTGCTGGCGGCCAATGCGCTCGGCATCATAAACGGACGCGGGAACCGCACGTTCGACCCGAACGGCGAGCTTAAGCGCGCGGAGATAACCGCGATCTTGAACCGCACCGCGAACGTAATGGGCATTGAGACGAAGGGCTATAGTCACGAGTTCGGCGACGTAGGCGGTCACTGGGTAAACGGCGAGCTCGGATGGGCCGTACATAATCACATAATAAACGGACGTGGGGACGGCGTATTCGACCCCGACACTTCCGTGACGGATGAGGAAGCAATAGCGATAACTTACCGCGCATTTAACGCAATAGCATAA